A single region of the Brachypodium distachyon strain Bd21 chromosome 3, Brachypodium_distachyon_v3.0, whole genome shotgun sequence genome encodes:
- the LOC100835120 gene encoding uncharacterized protein LOC100835120 — protein MGNCIQGSHGDGDGGVPGGDHQGLVQMQASKRSGEVEDHQEEASASVLKVKMVLTKGELEWLMAQLKAGDRRLEDVLRDMARKRDHHARSGNGAWRPSLESILECPSAETAPAAPGAD, from the coding sequence ATGGGAAACTGCATCCAGGGCAGCCATggcgatggcgatggcggcgtGCCGGGAGGAGATCATCAGGGCCTGGTGCAGATGCAGGCGAGCAAGAGAAGCGGCGAAGTGGAGGATCATCAGGAGGAAGCGTCGGCGTCGGTGCTGAAGGTGAAGATGGTGCTGACCAAGGGAGAGCTGGAGTGGCTCATGGCGCAGCTCAAGGCCGGCGACAGGCGCCTCGAGGACGTGCTCAGGGACATGGCGCGCAAGCGCGACCACCATGCGCGCTCCGGCAACGGCGCCTGGCGGCCCAGCCTCGAGAGCATCCTCGAGTGCCCCTCCGCCGAGACGGCccccgccgctcccggcgcCGATTGA